GGAAATGGTTGGCGCATTGTCTTTTTGTGAGGCGCTATGTATCTGCCGGTTTTGTTCCTGGCGCGCTGGCACGGCGTTATCTTCAATCGGTTGGTGTGAAGCATGTATTCACAGGCTTGTATAGTTGCGATTGCGAAAAAGTTCAGTCTGAGGGAAAGGGTGCGTTGGGACATTCGTCCAGATTCACCTTGCTGTACGTGGGGCGACTTGCCCCTGAGAAAAATGTTTCACTGTTCGTCAAGGCGTTCCTTCGGGTCAGGAATAAATTAGGTAGGGATGCGCAACTCATCATTGTCGGGGCAGGGCCGGAAGAACAGAGGTTAAAGGTAGAGGCCGGAGATGTGGTTGTTTTTGCTGGCATGGTTCAGCCTGATGCCCTGGAGAAGTATTATGCCTCCTCGAGTGCGTTGGTGTTGCCGAGTACATTTGAACCGTGGGGTATGGTTGTTGAGGAAGCCTACTCGCATGGATTGTTTGCAGTTTTGTCACGGGCGTGTGGATGTGTGGAGCTTATGCAGAACGGTATTTGCTCTTTTGCGTTTGATCCCAAGTCTGCACAGGCGTTGGAGTCTGCGCTGCTGGAGTGCTATGAAGTGTGGAAGGATCCGCAGCGCCGTCAGATCGGAGCCAGGGTGGCACGCAGTCTCGTCGTCCCCTATGATGCCCCAGTGTGGGGATTGCGGATTGCCTCCATCCTGCAGCGTTTGGGCTTATAACGTGATTTAATGTCATTAGCATCCCATAGGCCCGTAACGGACGGCGGACCGGGGCAATGACCCCAGCATTTGCTGGGGATTTTTAGGCAATATTTTTGGATGTGAACTTGTCTGTGCTGGAATTTCTTCAGCGGGTATCAAATGGTTTTGTTTTTATTGGAATGAATCAACCATGCTGTCCCATAAGAGAACTAGAAAAAGCCTCGAAACCTGGCAGGATCGGCTCCATCGCATACACGGCAGGCCGGTGTGGAGGACTGGCTGTCCCATAGCGGATCAGCAGTTCGCTGAGATCGACCTTCACCCACAAAGCACAGCGCACGATTCCGACACATCGAGAGAAGCTGCGAGCCCAATGCGAAACGTGGCGCAGAAAGCGCAAGAGCAAGTGCGTCAACAGACCGGTCCAGACTTGCCACTTGACGGCCTTTTCGTTAGTGCCAACAAAGTCGCGCAACTGCAGGGTCTGCTTGATTTCCTTAAAGAACGATTCGATGGCCCAGCGCGCCCGGTAAAGTTCGGTGATGGTGCGTGCGCTCCAGACCGTGTTATTGGTGATGAAGGTCATTTCCCGCTCGACCCCATCGACCACCACCAATGCGGTGATCATGCGCAGGATTCCGGGATAATCCATGGCGCTTGTCTGGCCATCGGGACGAACCAATTCATCCCGCAGGATCTTGCCTTTGCAAGGCAGCGACTTGACAAAGGTGTAGACCATGTTTTTCTTGGGGCGCAGGACGAAGAACACGCCACGAGCGTTCAGGTCTGCCAGGAACTGAAAATCAACGTACGCCCGGTCGCCCAGAAGCACATCACCGCATCCCAAGCCGGCGCACAGCATGTTGGCGCGTGTGCCATCAAAGTGTGCCGCGTCCTCCACGGCAACAAAGCTTGGAAGGAATGTACCAATATTCAGCCGCATGTGACACTTGGCTGCGGCCTTGCGTCGACGATGCCGCGCCCAGTCAATGCTCGCAAGCGTCAGTTGCAAGGTCGTCGAGTCGATCGCAAAGATCTCGCGTCTGAGCCGGGAGATGAATCCCTTATGCTTCCCATATTCGGTAAACCCCGAACTCAACGTTTGCAGATGGGCGAGCATCTGCCAATACAAGGTTTCGGCCACGGCTGGATCACGGGTGCGATTCGCATTCGAGAAAGTGTTGCGGGCCGGCGCCGATGCGCCACGAACCCGCAAGAACTCCGCCTCGTGAACCGAGAGAGCATCACAGATATCGTTCAGGCTCAAGGCATGGGAGGCATGGCCGTAGATCAAGGACAGTACATGGCTGGTTGCCGAAAAGCCACGGGTGTCAATTTTGAACTCCCGCGACAACACGGGAATCATGTGTTCCGGAATCAGATTGCACAGCTGCCTAAACACGGTATGCTGACTTCTCGTTGGCCGGGACGGTCCGCTTTTGTGGACGCGAGGCGCTTGGCGGCGCCGAGGTTGATGTTTGTTCATATGCCTGTAGGTTACAGGCAAAACAACCTCCCGGTCAGCGCTATTTCCCGCGCTGCCCGTGGGTGAGCCTATGGGATGCTAATGATTTAATGTCATAAAATGCTGTTTATGAAAAAGAAGGTATCTATAAACATGAGTTTGAACATCCCGACAGCCTCCGAACAACATCCGCCCGGACCGACAAAGGAAAATGGGGGGCTAGGTTTTTTATTTATTCACCCCAAGATCGCCCGCCAGGGTGAATATTATGAGTTTCCTTTGGGCATGGCATACGTAACAGCCGTCCTGCGGAAACAAGGTTTCGCCGTCCACGTTCTGGATTTGTGTCATGGTGATGAACCCATCGTGGATCAGATTCGTGCAATGATGGACAGCAACATTAATGTTGTTTGTACCGGAGGCATGTCAGTCAAGTGTGGAGCTATCGAAGAGGTTGTAAAAGCGGTTCGGGCAATCAACCCGACTTTACCGTTGGTGGTGGGAGGACCGATTGTCACGGCTGATCCCCCGTTGGCAGCCGAGATCCTTGGTTTCGACTACGGAATCATCGGAGAAGGAGAATTGACCATCGCGGAACTGGCGGAAGCACTGCTTCATCAATCGGATATAACACAGGTCAAAGGGCTGATCTATAAAGTCAGAGAAATGGACGCTACGGCGGGCACCTATCGATCTACGCCGGAACGGGAAAGTATTCGCGATATTGACTCATTGCCTTACCCCGATTACGAGGGTTTCAATTACCGTCGGTATTTGTCAATTATCAATCCGACTTGTTCCAGCAGCACTTATACGCTTGTTGAAAATCCCCGCCCTGTTAGCATCGCCACCACACGATCCTGCCCTTATAACTGTACGTTCTGCTATCATCCCCTTGGGCGGATATACCGCCAGCGCAGCTTGGCTAATGTCAGAGGGGAAATAGAGTATCTGGTCAAAAACTACAACATCAATCAGCTTCACATATTTGACGAATTATTCTCGGTTAACAAAAAGAGGGTCATGGAATTTTGCGATTTGATCGAACCTTTCGAGTTAAAGTGGGCCGTTCAATTACGGGTTCCAGATGTGGATGAAGAAATGCTGCTCCGAATGCGGTCGGCTGGTGCCTGTAATATTGGGTACGGCGTCGAGAGCATGTCCGCTACAGTCCTTAAAAGCATGAAGAAGAATATCACCCCGGATCAAATAAGGCGGGCGCTGGAACTTACCCGAAAGGCCAAAATGGGGGTCACAGCCAACTTAATTTTCGGGGATCCAGCGGAGGATGACCATTCTGTCCGTGAGTCCTTGGACTGGTGGTTTAAGTCAAAACAGTACGCGGTGAACCTATTCATGGTGCGGGTGCTGCCTGATTCCAAGATTTATCAGGACGCGGTGGCCTCAGGTGCGGTTAAGGACAAGGCCCAGTTCATGAGGGATGGATTTCCGCTAATCAATGTGAGCAAACTGACCAACAGGGCTTATACAAAGTTGCGCAATTTTACTTTATGGTACGCAAATGATGAACGTCTCGTTCCTGTTGGAAAAGTGATCTCGTCGCGCATGTCAGACAAAGGCGGCGGAAACTGTGGGGATGTGGATATCACGGTGGAGTGCCCTGATTGCCATGTGGTTACAGAATACAAAGGTTTTCGCCAGCAGAATTACTTCACATTCAGGCGGTTAACTCAACTAATGTGCCGAAATTGTTGGCAACGGGTTTATGTGCGGACCAAGCAAGTTTTCCGCGAAAACTATCAACTTAGGAATAACACACTGCTGGACTTTTGTGTGAAGCAGGGGATTGATTTCGTTCAGATTAGACCGTGGGTCTTTGGCTTGGTGAATTACCTGAGGATGGTTTTGGTTTCTGATCGCGCCTTGATCAAGATGTTATCGTTCATGGGTAAGCGTTCGGCTTAACCCCGTCGTGCGCGAGTTCCCGACTTGCGTGATTCTGTAGCCACTAAAGGTGAGTGGTTATGGTTAAACCAATGAGGGAGCGGGAACGGTAAGCGATGAGGGCGGCATGATTAGCGTACCGTGCAGCAATCGATATGCGGGAAAGTTTTAATGGGTTGAGTGGTTGGTGGTGAGTTCGATCGGGATCTCTTGAGAGGAGAATGGTTTGTATTCATGGGCCAGCGACGGAATCTGGCGAAGGGGTTGTACTGGGCACGTAACGGATTCGCGCTGTGGGTGAATCGATTGGTGCGAGGTCGATGCATGCTGCCTCAAGGCGCGGTGGCGGGTGTAGATCGCGCAACACTAGCGGATCTTATTTCTGCAAGTTGCATCTAGGGAATAAGATAAACATTGTGTTGCCAGGTTGTTCTATAAGCATGTTTAAATGTTTTATATGCGGTGTGGCAATGGGCATGGACCTGTTGCCCAATTAGATGGAGGCGGTATGCGTGATCGGCGAATTAATATTCTCATTGCTTTATTATTTTTAGTCGTGATAGCGGTTTTTACTTTTAGGGAAGTATTTGATCCCGGACGCGTACTGTTCATGACTGATAACAATTTGGGGGGTACTGCCAATTTCGCCCGTTTTTTGCCGGAAGGAATGTACCGCACATTATGGGACAATTGTCCGCTCTTGGGTTTCTCTGTAACGATTCCTTTTTCCTTTGGAGGGTTGTTGCTCTGGGTGATGCCATTAATATTCTACATGAATTGGTATCATGCAATTATGATGGGGGTTGCATCGCTTGGGTTCATACTGTTTTGCGTTCAGCGGCGATGCGGACTTCTGTCATCATTGATTGGATCATTGGCAGCATTCTGGATCGGAAGCAGCATGACGCTGGTCTACTCTGGTCACAATGGCAAATATGGTGTTTTAGCGTTTGCAGGGATCGCTTTGTGGCTTATTGAAAAAGCGGCAAATCATAAATGTCTTGTTTGGAACTTGCTGGCGGGTAGCTCCATCGGGTTGATGTTCGTAGAGCAACAGGATGTAGGCTTGTTCATTGCTCTTTTTTTGGGCGCCTATGCAGTATATGCGCTTTTACGAGAGAATTCTTGGAGATGGCGGGCTCTTGTACTGCCTCTATTGACTATGGGCACCATGGTTCTATTGGTTGGTGGGCCCAATATTCTGTCCGGATATATGACGCAAGTGAAGGGGGTCGTCTCCATGGGTGATGAGAATCCCCAACAGAAATGGGACTATTGTACTTCGTGGAGTCTCCCTCCGGAGGATGTGCTCGAATTCATTGCCCCAGGGTTCAGAGGTGTCCGCACTGGCGAGCCAGAAGGACCTTACTGGGGCAGAATGGGGCGTTCTCCAGGCTGGGAGCAAACTAAGCAAGGTTTTCAAAATTTTAAACTCAACAGTGAATACGAAGGAGCCATCCCGATTGTATTGGCGCTATTGGCTGTTTTTATAGCGATTGTAGGAGGAAAGGGTAAGGGCAGAGGCCAGGGGGCGGAGGACAAGGGCCAGCGAACGGATGGCAGCAGGCATAAGCAGAAAGGCGAAAAACTAACTACCGAATCGCATAACTCTCAACGCGCAACTTGTAACGCGCAACTCGAGCCAGTGTTATCCCAGAGACGCGGTGACATCATTTTTTGGGGCATAGCCACGCTGGTGGCGCTGCTGTTGGCTTTTGGACGGTTTTTTCCGCTGTACAGCCTTTTCTATCAGATTCCTGGGATGTCCTCCATCAGGTGCCCTCAAAAGTTTCTTCACGTTTTTCAAATTGGGATAGGGATTTTGGCGGCATTTGGCGCTGATGCACTTCTGAGAGGGATCCCGGAGGGGCTCGCGAAGTGGACTAGGCGATTTGCTGTGATGGTCCTGGTCCTGGGAGGACTATTGTTATTATGGACAGCAAGTTTGGCCAGTTCGAGGGAGGCCCTGACTAGCGGTTTTGTTAGCGAAGGTTGGTCCCGTTATGCATCAGTTATGGTGAATAATATGGTGCAGGGGGCTTTCCATGCCTCAATGATGACTCTGGCCGTGGGAGCGGGATTGCTGTTGCTAGTGGTCTGGCGGCAGCGTCAGCAAATGCGGCGCAATGGCGTCATGGCCGCGATTGTCCTTGTGATGGTGGGCGACGTTTGGCTGTTGTCGCGAGATTACATTAAGACCGTTAGTTTTCAAGAAGTTGCTGGCGACAATGTAGTGACAACCTTTCTGAAAGATAACCTTAAACAGCAACGTGTTTATATGCTGTCTCAGGAGGGCTTTTATAACAACTGGTTGACGGTCCTCTTCCCGTACCATCAAATTGAGACGTTTAATGTGTCACAGATGCCCCGGATGCCAGTAGATTACGATCTGTGGCTGAAATCGGTCGGTCGTGATCCCCTGCGGCTCTGGCAGTTATCGGCTATAGGATATATGCTGGCCCCGGAACAGACGTGGCAGCAGATCCAGAAGGACCCTCGTTTCGCGCGTCATTTTGAGGCGGTTAAAGGCTTCAATGTATACGCCGTTGGGACAGGCGTATCGGTTGTCGAGGTGCCGCTAGATAAGCCGGCTGGACATAGAATTCTTCGTTTCAAAGATGGCTTGCCGCGATTCAATCTTTTTCATGACTGGGGAATTGCGCCTGATGAAGTTGTGCGGGATAGGCTGGTTGATCGTATTTTTGATCCACTTTCCAAGGTGTGGGTTGCTAGTGATACTGCAGGGGCACTACCCGCTGCGGTGATGACCACAAATATCAATCACGAAGTTCTTGAATCAACACTTTCAACCACAGGCGCAAAGGTGACGGCCAATGTGGCCAGTCCTGCTGTTTTGATGTTTGTGAATAAACACTCGGATGATTGGAGGGTGGATGTTGATGGCCGTCCTGCCCCACTCCTTCGATGTAACTCCTTATGCTTAGGCGTATATTTGGAGCCCGGAACACATCAGGTGCGATTTTATCTCCGGCAGAAGTGGGGCTTATTTCTTGTTGAAATTGGTGGCTTGCTGGTATGCCTTGTTGCTGTTTTGTTTTTATGGCTACGGCAGAAGCCTGATAATCGTTCAGATCAATTACAAACCTGAGCTGACAACTTAGCCGATTGGCTTATATATACATCTCATGACCACTGGACATCAAACCCAACCCAATCTCAGTGTGGTGATCCCAACCCTTGGTCGTGCGACCCTTGTGGGTACGCTGGAGTCGCTGGTTAATACAGAAGGTGGTTCTGCGGTGGAGATTATGGTTGCCGGCAAGATTCCTGATCCAGGTGTGGCTGCGGCCGTTGCTCGGTTGCAGGCGATTTATCCCCAGATTCAACACATGCCCATCAGTTTCCTTCGGGGTGACTCAAGTGAGAAGAAAAATGCGGGCTGGCGGGTTGCACGCGCTGAGGTGGTGGCTTTCATTGATGACGATGTGATTGTGTCGCCCGACTGGCCTCAGCGCATTCTGGAACCTTTTGAAAATCCGAAAGTGGGTCTTGTTAGTGGCCCCAGTCTGGTGCCGGATGAACTACCTTTGATGGCGCGTCTGGCTGGGGTGACGCTGGCCTCGAAGGCGTCCGGTTACGTG
This sequence is a window from bacterium. Protein-coding genes within it:
- a CDS encoding glycosyltransferase, with the protein product MYSKIGLDYDFSKIHGGLVVIPSVASEKLSRWIEAHMRTFDPDIVFVGGWGTIHLRETFRIARRLGIPSVLENDTPVGHISRFSWKWLAHCLFVRRYVSAGFVPGALARRYLQSVGVKHVFTGLYSCDCEKVQSEGKGALGHSSRFTLLYVGRLAPEKNVSLFVKAFLRVRNKLGRDAQLIIVGAGPEEQRLKVEAGDVVVFAGMVQPDALEKYYASSSALVLPSTFEPWGMVVEEAYSHGLFAVLSRACGCVELMQNGICSFAFDPKSAQALESALLECYEVWKDPQRRQIGARVARSLVVPYDAPVWGLRIASILQRLGL
- a CDS encoding IS4 family transposase produces the protein MFRQLCNLIPEHMIPVLSREFKIDTRGFSATSHVLSLIYGHASHALSLNDICDALSVHEAEFLRVRGASAPARNTFSNANRTRDPAVAETLYWQMLAHLQTLSSGFTEYGKHKGFISRLRREIFAIDSTTLQLTLASIDWARHRRRKAAAKCHMRLNIGTFLPSFVAVEDAAHFDGTRANMLCAGLGCGDVLLGDRAYVDFQFLADLNARGVFFVLRPKKNMVYTFVKSLPCKGKILRDELVRPDGQTSAMDYPGILRMITALVVVDGVEREMTFITNNTVWSARTITELYRARWAIESFFKEIKQTLQLRDFVGTNEKAVKWQVWTGLLTHLLLRFLRHVSHWARSFSRCVGIVRCALWVKVDLSELLIRYGTASPPHRPAVYAMEPILPGFEAFSSSLMGQHG
- a CDS encoding radical SAM protein, whose protein sequence is MKKKVSINMSLNIPTASEQHPPGPTKENGGLGFLFIHPKIARQGEYYEFPLGMAYVTAVLRKQGFAVHVLDLCHGDEPIVDQIRAMMDSNINVVCTGGMSVKCGAIEEVVKAVRAINPTLPLVVGGPIVTADPPLAAEILGFDYGIIGEGELTIAELAEALLHQSDITQVKGLIYKVREMDATAGTYRSTPERESIRDIDSLPYPDYEGFNYRRYLSIINPTCSSSTYTLVENPRPVSIATTRSCPYNCTFCYHPLGRIYRQRSLANVRGEIEYLVKNYNINQLHIFDELFSVNKKRVMEFCDLIEPFELKWAVQLRVPDVDEEMLLRMRSAGACNIGYGVESMSATVLKSMKKNITPDQIRRALELTRKAKMGVTANLIFGDPAEDDHSVRESLDWWFKSKQYAVNLFMVRVLPDSKIYQDAVASGAVKDKAQFMRDGFPLINVSKLTNRAYTKLRNFTLWYANDERLVPVGKVISSRMSDKGGGNCGDVDITVECPDCHVVTEYKGFRQQNYFTFRRLTQLMCRNCWQRVYVRTKQVFRENYQLRNNTLLDFCVKQGIDFVQIRPWVFGLVNYLRMVLVSDRALIKMLSFMGKRSA